Proteins encoded by one window of Ovis canadensis isolate MfBH-ARS-UI-01 breed Bighorn chromosome 14, ARS-UI_OviCan_v2, whole genome shotgun sequence:
- the ZNF227 gene encoding zinc finger protein 227 isoform X2 encodes MACISWLLCPSPVMPSQDSDFPQKEHEKMTEFQEAVTFKDVAVVFTEEELGLLDSAQRKLYQDVMVENFRNLVSVGHLPFKADMVSQLETEEELWTLERETQRNGHSSEIHSAVTSGSKIPNEMETLGKVMLQYLSCEELSCWQIWKQAANDLTLQRKSSWFLQGDSLQVSEDENHIMNHKGDHFSCLENQEFLILTAQASCGSRCLSESENPSRDKQMNVKSHLHVCEGFTKNSPLSEPGKTDAKQTPCKGERPCPCRVCGEGFSHGAVLPVHQKVDPGEECSHLQTHQKIHPGGIVNNCPESGDYFHQNSFHPHHSNPTGEKSYRCDSCGKAFGSSTGLIIHYRTHTGEKPYRCEECGKCFSQSSNFQCHQRVHTEEKPYKCEECGKGFGWSVNLRVHQRVHRGEKPYKCEECGKGFTQAAHYHIHQRVHTGEKPYKCDVCGKGFSHNSPLICHRRVHTGEKPYRCEACGKGFTRNTDLHIHFRVHTGEKPYTCKECGKGFSQASNLQVHQNVHTGEKRFKCETCGKGFSQSSKLQTHQRVHTGEKPYRCDVCGKDFSYSSNLKLHQVIHTGERPYTCEACGKGFSWRSNLHAHQRVHSGEKPYKCEACDKSFSQAIDFRVHQRVHTGEKPYKCGVCGKGFSQSSGLQSHQRVHTGEKPYKCDVCGKGFRYSSQFIYHQRGHTGEKPYRCEECGKGFGRSLNLRHHQRVHTGEKPHKCEECGKAFSLPSNLRVHLSVHTREKLFKCEDCGKGFSQSSRLQAHQRVHTGEKPYKCDVCGKDFSHRSRLTYHQKVHTGKNL; translated from the exons ATGGCCTGCATCTCAtggcttctttgtccttccccAGTTATGCCTTCTCAGGACTCTGACTTTCCCCAGAAGGAACATGAGAAAATGACCGAGTTTCAG GAGGCCGTGACCTTCAAGGATGTCGCTGTGGTCTTCACTGAGGAGGAGCTGGGGTTGCTGGACTCAGCCCAGAGGAAGCTGTACCAGGATGTGATGGTGGAGAACTTCCGGAACCTGGTCTCAGTGG GCCATCTTCCCTTCAAAGCAGATATGGTATCCCAGTTGGAGACAGAAGAAGAACTGTGGACATTGGAGAGGGAAACCCAAAGAAATGGGCATTCCAGTGAGATCCACTCagctgttacttcag GCAGCAAGATCCCAAATGAGATGGAGACTCTTGGAAAAGTCATGTTACAATAcctctcatgtgaagagctgtccTGCTGGCAAATCTGGAAACAGGCCGCAAATGATTTAACTCTGCAAAGGAAGAGTTCGTGGTTCCTGCAAGGTGATTCTCTTCAAGTTTCTGAAGATGAGAACCATATAATGAATCATAAAGGAGATCACTTCAGTTGCCTTGAGAATCAGGAGTTTTTGATTCTGACAGCCCAGGCTTCTTGTGGGAGTAGGTGTCTGAGCGAGTCAGAGAATCCAAGCAGAGATAAACAGATGAATGTGAAAAGTCATCTGCATGTATGTGAAGGCTTCACAAAGAATTCACCACTGAGCGAACCTGGCAAAACTGACGCAAAACAGACACCCTGCAAAGGAGAGAGACCGTGTCCCTGTAGAGTGTGTGGGGAGGGCTTCAGTCATGGCGCAGTGCTCCCAGTTCATCAGAAGGTTGACCCTGGAGAAGAATGCTCCCATCTGCAGACTCATCAGAAAATTCACCCAGGAGGGATTGTCAATAATTGTCCTGAATCTGGTGATTATTTCCATCAGAACTCCTTTCACCCCCATCACTCTAACCCCACAGGAGAAAAGTCCTACAGGTGTGACAGTTGTGGCAAGGCCTTTGGTAGCAGCACAGGCCTCATCATCCATTACCggacacacacaggggagaagcccTACAGATGCGAGGAGTGCGGTAAATGCTTCAGCCAGAGTTCCAATTTTCAGTGCCATCAGAGAGTCCACACGGAAGAGAAGCCCTACAAGTGTGAAGAGTGCGGGAAGGGCTTCGGCTGGAGCGTCAACCTCCGTGTTCACCAGCGGGTCCACAGGGGCGAGAAACCCTACAAGTGTGAGGAGTGCGGGAAGGGCTTCACACAGGCCGCCCATTACCACATACACCAGAGGGTCCACACCGGGGAGAAGCCCTACAAGTGTGACGTCTGCGGCAAGGGGTTCAGTCACAACTCGCCTCTGATTTGCCACCGGCGggtccacactggagagaaaccctaccGGTGTGAGGCCTGCGGCAAAGGCTTCACCCGGAACACGGACCTCCACATCCACTTCCGCGTCCATACAGGGGAGAAGCCCTACACCTGCAAGGAGTGTGGGAAGGGCTTCAGTCAGGCTTCAAATCTCCAAGTCCACCAGAATGTCCACACCGGGGAGAAGCGGTTCAAGTGCGAGACGTGCGGGAAGGGCTTCAGCCAGTCCTCCAAGCTCCAGACCCACCAGCGAGTCCACACCGGGGAGAAGCCCTACAGGTGTGACGTGTGCGGCAAGGACTTCAGTTACAGTTCCAACCTGAAGCTGCACCAGGTCATTCACACCGGAGAGAGACCATACACCTGCGAGGCATGCGGGAAGGGCTTCAGCTGGAGGTCCAACCTTCATGCTCATCAGCGAGTCCACTCAGGAGAGAAGCCCTACAAATGTGAGGCGTGTGACAAGAGCTTCAGTCAGGCCATAGACTTCCGCGTCCATCAGCGGGTCCACACAGGCGAGAAACCCTACAAGTGTGGTGTCTGCGGGAAGGGCTTCAGCCAGTCCTCGGGTCTTCAGTCCCATCAGAGGGTCCACACTGGGGAGAAGCCCTACAAATGCGATGTGTGTGGGAAGGGCTTCCGATACAGTTCCCAGTTTATTTACCACCAGAGGGGCCACACTGGCGAAAAGCCTTACAGGTGTGAGGAGTGTGGGAAAGGCTTCGGGCGGAGCCTGAACCTTCGCCACCACCAGAGGgtccacacaggagagaaaccccACAAGTGTGAGGAGTGCGGGAAGGCCTTCAGTCTCCCCTCCAATCTTCGAGTCCACCTGAGCGTCCACACCCGGGAGAAACTGTTTAAATGTGAGGATTGTGGGAAGGGCTTCAGTCAGAGTTCTCGGCTTCAAGCCCACCAGAGGGTCCACACAGGAGAAAAACCCTACAAGTGCGACGTATGTGGTAAGGACTTCAGTCACCGTTCACGGCTGACATACCATCAGAAAGTCCACACTGgcaagaatctttaa
- the ZNF227 gene encoding zinc finger protein 227 isoform X1, which translates to MSAAVYTGNVRRTQSFCPTASFSSPVLNPERGEGKDFLPPQSIAAVMPSQDSDFPQKEHEKMTEFQEAVTFKDVAVVFTEEELGLLDSAQRKLYQDVMVENFRNLVSVGHLPFKADMVSQLETEEELWTLERETQRNGHSSEIHSAVTSGSKIPNEMETLGKVMLQYLSCEELSCWQIWKQAANDLTLQRKSSWFLQGDSLQVSEDENHIMNHKGDHFSCLENQEFLILTAQASCGSRCLSESENPSRDKQMNVKSHLHVCEGFTKNSPLSEPGKTDAKQTPCKGERPCPCRVCGEGFSHGAVLPVHQKVDPGEECSHLQTHQKIHPGGIVNNCPESGDYFHQNSFHPHHSNPTGEKSYRCDSCGKAFGSSTGLIIHYRTHTGEKPYRCEECGKCFSQSSNFQCHQRVHTEEKPYKCEECGKGFGWSVNLRVHQRVHRGEKPYKCEECGKGFTQAAHYHIHQRVHTGEKPYKCDVCGKGFSHNSPLICHRRVHTGEKPYRCEACGKGFTRNTDLHIHFRVHTGEKPYTCKECGKGFSQASNLQVHQNVHTGEKRFKCETCGKGFSQSSKLQTHQRVHTGEKPYRCDVCGKDFSYSSNLKLHQVIHTGERPYTCEACGKGFSWRSNLHAHQRVHSGEKPYKCEACDKSFSQAIDFRVHQRVHTGEKPYKCGVCGKGFSQSSGLQSHQRVHTGEKPYKCDVCGKGFRYSSQFIYHQRGHTGEKPYRCEECGKGFGRSLNLRHHQRVHTGEKPHKCEECGKAFSLPSNLRVHLSVHTREKLFKCEDCGKGFSQSSRLQAHQRVHTGEKPYKCDVCGKDFSHRSRLTYHQKVHTGKNL; encoded by the exons ATGTCCGCTGCAGTTTATACAGGAAACGTGAGACGAACACAGTCATTCTGTCCCACCGCATCGTTTTCATCTCCCGTCCTGAATCCagaaagaggggaagggaaggacttCCTGCCTCCTCAGAGCATAGCCGCAG TTATGCCTTCTCAGGACTCTGACTTTCCCCAGAAGGAACATGAGAAAATGACCGAGTTTCAG GAGGCCGTGACCTTCAAGGATGTCGCTGTGGTCTTCACTGAGGAGGAGCTGGGGTTGCTGGACTCAGCCCAGAGGAAGCTGTACCAGGATGTGATGGTGGAGAACTTCCGGAACCTGGTCTCAGTGG GCCATCTTCCCTTCAAAGCAGATATGGTATCCCAGTTGGAGACAGAAGAAGAACTGTGGACATTGGAGAGGGAAACCCAAAGAAATGGGCATTCCAGTGAGATCCACTCagctgttacttcag GCAGCAAGATCCCAAATGAGATGGAGACTCTTGGAAAAGTCATGTTACAATAcctctcatgtgaagagctgtccTGCTGGCAAATCTGGAAACAGGCCGCAAATGATTTAACTCTGCAAAGGAAGAGTTCGTGGTTCCTGCAAGGTGATTCTCTTCAAGTTTCTGAAGATGAGAACCATATAATGAATCATAAAGGAGATCACTTCAGTTGCCTTGAGAATCAGGAGTTTTTGATTCTGACAGCCCAGGCTTCTTGTGGGAGTAGGTGTCTGAGCGAGTCAGAGAATCCAAGCAGAGATAAACAGATGAATGTGAAAAGTCATCTGCATGTATGTGAAGGCTTCACAAAGAATTCACCACTGAGCGAACCTGGCAAAACTGACGCAAAACAGACACCCTGCAAAGGAGAGAGACCGTGTCCCTGTAGAGTGTGTGGGGAGGGCTTCAGTCATGGCGCAGTGCTCCCAGTTCATCAGAAGGTTGACCCTGGAGAAGAATGCTCCCATCTGCAGACTCATCAGAAAATTCACCCAGGAGGGATTGTCAATAATTGTCCTGAATCTGGTGATTATTTCCATCAGAACTCCTTTCACCCCCATCACTCTAACCCCACAGGAGAAAAGTCCTACAGGTGTGACAGTTGTGGCAAGGCCTTTGGTAGCAGCACAGGCCTCATCATCCATTACCggacacacacaggggagaagcccTACAGATGCGAGGAGTGCGGTAAATGCTTCAGCCAGAGTTCCAATTTTCAGTGCCATCAGAGAGTCCACACGGAAGAGAAGCCCTACAAGTGTGAAGAGTGCGGGAAGGGCTTCGGCTGGAGCGTCAACCTCCGTGTTCACCAGCGGGTCCACAGGGGCGAGAAACCCTACAAGTGTGAGGAGTGCGGGAAGGGCTTCACACAGGCCGCCCATTACCACATACACCAGAGGGTCCACACCGGGGAGAAGCCCTACAAGTGTGACGTCTGCGGCAAGGGGTTCAGTCACAACTCGCCTCTGATTTGCCACCGGCGggtccacactggagagaaaccctaccGGTGTGAGGCCTGCGGCAAAGGCTTCACCCGGAACACGGACCTCCACATCCACTTCCGCGTCCATACAGGGGAGAAGCCCTACACCTGCAAGGAGTGTGGGAAGGGCTTCAGTCAGGCTTCAAATCTCCAAGTCCACCAGAATGTCCACACCGGGGAGAAGCGGTTCAAGTGCGAGACGTGCGGGAAGGGCTTCAGCCAGTCCTCCAAGCTCCAGACCCACCAGCGAGTCCACACCGGGGAGAAGCCCTACAGGTGTGACGTGTGCGGCAAGGACTTCAGTTACAGTTCCAACCTGAAGCTGCACCAGGTCATTCACACCGGAGAGAGACCATACACCTGCGAGGCATGCGGGAAGGGCTTCAGCTGGAGGTCCAACCTTCATGCTCATCAGCGAGTCCACTCAGGAGAGAAGCCCTACAAATGTGAGGCGTGTGACAAGAGCTTCAGTCAGGCCATAGACTTCCGCGTCCATCAGCGGGTCCACACAGGCGAGAAACCCTACAAGTGTGGTGTCTGCGGGAAGGGCTTCAGCCAGTCCTCGGGTCTTCAGTCCCATCAGAGGGTCCACACTGGGGAGAAGCCCTACAAATGCGATGTGTGTGGGAAGGGCTTCCGATACAGTTCCCAGTTTATTTACCACCAGAGGGGCCACACTGGCGAAAAGCCTTACAGGTGTGAGGAGTGTGGGAAAGGCTTCGGGCGGAGCCTGAACCTTCGCCACCACCAGAGGgtccacacaggagagaaaccccACAAGTGTGAGGAGTGCGGGAAGGCCTTCAGTCTCCCCTCCAATCTTCGAGTCCACCTGAGCGTCCACACCCGGGAGAAACTGTTTAAATGTGAGGATTGTGGGAAGGGCTTCAGTCAGAGTTCTCGGCTTCAAGCCCACCAGAGGGTCCACACAGGAGAAAAACCCTACAAGTGCGACGTATGTGGTAAGGACTTCAGTCACCGTTCACGGCTGACATACCATCAGAAAGTCCACACTGgcaagaatctttaa